The Candidatus Nanohalovita haloferacivicina genome has a window encoding:
- a CDS encoding oxidoreductase, producing the protein MSNWTAKNLPDMEGKTALVTGANSGIGFEATKKLVEHNAKVIMACRIREKGLDAQEEIEKEVENADLEVKQVDLASLNSVKEFAEEVNSEYEKIDMLFNNAGIMAIPRRETEDSLEYQIGVNHFGHFALTGQILEKLEASDGEARIVTQSSIAHTSGDIDLEDINHEEEYDRWQAYSDSKLANVLFGKELDRKLDENNTDITSVVSHPGVSKTNLFNADESQHNVIVSKLMSLGLKVFGHSPKSACLPMLYAATSEEIEGGEYVGPGGFRSIRGYPEVQNPSEKALDEELAEDLWNLSEELTGVEYDL; encoded by the coding sequence ATGAGCAACTGGACAGCCAAAAACCTTCCGGACATGGAAGGAAAAACAGCACTTGTAACAGGCGCAAACTCAGGCATAGGATTCGAAGCCACCAAAAAACTGGTAGAACACAACGCAAAAGTAATAATGGCCTGCAGAATAAGAGAAAAAGGCCTCGATGCACAGGAAGAAATAGAGAAAGAAGTAGAGAACGCAGATCTCGAAGTAAAGCAGGTAGACCTGGCCTCACTCAACTCTGTAAAAGAATTTGCTGAAGAAGTAAACTCTGAATACGAAAAAATTGATATGCTGTTCAACAACGCAGGAATAATGGCTATCCCAAGAAGAGAGACTGAAGACAGCCTAGAATACCAGATAGGAGTCAACCACTTCGGCCACTTTGCACTAACAGGACAGATACTTGAAAAACTGGAAGCAAGTGATGGAGAGGCCAGAATAGTGACCCAGAGCAGTATAGCACATACCAGCGGCGACATAGATCTTGAAGACATAAACCATGAAGAGGAATACGATAGATGGCAGGCCTATTCGGATTCAAAGCTGGCCAACGTGCTTTTCGGAAAAGAGCTTGACAGAAAACTTGATGAAAACAATACTGACATAACCTCGGTCGTCTCCCATCCTGGAGTCTCTAAAACTAATCTTTTCAACGCTGATGAAAGCCAGCACAACGTTATAGTAAGTAAGCTAATGAGTCTAGGCCTCAAAGTATTCGGACATTCTCCAAAAAGTGCCTGTCTTCCAATGCTGTACGCAGCTACCTCAGAAGAAATTGAAGGAGGTGAATATGTAGGGCCTGGAGGATTCAGATCTATCAGAGGATATCCAGAAGTTCAAAATCCTTCAGAAAAGGCCTTAGATGAAGAGCTTGCAGAAGATCTCTGGAATCTTTCAGAGGAACTTACAGGTGTGGAATACGATCTATGA
- a CDS encoding ribosome biogenesis/translation initiation ATPase RLI, which yields MSTGKNAKNFIVVIDQEKIEPDLAKETVIKYDPLNRSGKEGGFHLDEEGHLHIDNENVMEAHKMAINKYPYDGAIQLVRLDREFGEKIHQYGENSFRLYGLPEPKEGRVTGILGRNGIGKSTALKILSGDIKPNLGQFDEEPSWSKIKKEYRGTGLQNHFNKLAEGEVTSAFKPQQVDKIPEFHEGTVEDLLEKEDERDSVEEVAEKTDIQHLMDRKLDELSGGELQRVAIAATMVKDADLYMFDEPSSFLDVKQRLNIGEAIRSLSDNAAVLVVEHDLATLDLVSDAVHVFHGEAGAYGMVSNAFSTREGINQYLDGYLKTHNLQIRGESIDFKRTKRSQVEKKASVFEYPELAKSFGEGEFSLEMEKGILHEEEVLGIFGENGLGKTTFAKMLAGALEPDQGESPEVDLSFKPQYLEAQDANVEAAISQHVNPENKKFKNRIAEPLGVDNLYEQNLQDLSGGELQKVGVAICLSRNADVYVLDEPSAYLDVESRVELGRVIKRFARKTEKPVMVIDHDLILLDYISDRGLVFEGEPGVKGYAEEPVKIGKAMNKFLKLVDLTFRKDPETGRPRANKPESQKDKQQRKKDEFYEQRAVKKDE from the coding sequence ATGAGCACAGGAAAAAACGCAAAGAACTTCATCGTAGTAATCGACCAGGAAAAAATAGAACCAGACCTGGCCAAAGAAACAGTAATCAAATACGACCCTCTGAACAGGTCAGGGAAAGAAGGCGGATTCCATCTCGACGAAGAAGGCCACCTCCACATCGACAACGAAAACGTCATGGAGGCCCACAAAATGGCTATCAACAAATACCCATACGATGGCGCAATCCAGCTGGTCCGACTGGACAGAGAGTTCGGGGAAAAAATCCACCAGTACGGGGAAAACTCATTCAGACTTTACGGCCTGCCAGAGCCAAAAGAAGGTCGGGTAACAGGAATACTCGGAAGAAACGGAATCGGAAAATCCACAGCCCTGAAAATTCTCTCAGGAGATATCAAACCAAACCTGGGCCAGTTCGACGAAGAGCCTTCATGGAGCAAGATCAAGAAGGAATACCGTGGAACAGGCCTTCAGAATCATTTCAACAAGCTTGCTGAAGGAGAAGTAACCTCTGCATTCAAACCCCAGCAAGTAGATAAAATACCTGAGTTTCACGAGGGAACAGTTGAAGATTTACTGGAAAAAGAAGATGAGAGAGACTCAGTAGAAGAAGTTGCGGAGAAGACTGATATCCAGCATTTGATGGATAGAAAACTTGACGAGCTTTCCGGTGGAGAGCTACAGAGAGTTGCAATCGCAGCCACAATGGTCAAAGACGCAGACCTGTACATGTTTGACGAACCATCCTCCTTCCTAGATGTCAAGCAAAGACTGAATATTGGAGAGGCCATCAGATCTCTCTCAGACAATGCAGCAGTCCTGGTAGTAGAACACGACCTGGCCACACTTGACCTTGTATCCGATGCAGTACACGTATTCCACGGAGAGGCCGGCGCATACGGAATGGTATCCAACGCATTCTCAACTCGTGAAGGAATCAATCAGTACCTCGACGGATACCTGAAAACACACAACCTGCAGATCAGAGGAGAATCCATCGACTTCAAACGGACAAAAAGAAGCCAGGTGGAGAAAAAGGCTTCAGTATTCGAATACCCGGAACTAGCGAAAAGTTTCGGAGAAGGAGAGTTCTCACTTGAAATGGAAAAAGGAATACTACATGAGGAAGAAGTACTGGGCATATTCGGAGAGAACGGCCTGGGAAAGACCACATTCGCAAAGATGCTGGCCGGTGCACTTGAGCCAGATCAGGGAGAATCACCTGAAGTCGATCTTTCCTTCAAACCACAGTACCTAGAGGCCCAGGATGCCAATGTAGAGGCCGCAATATCTCAGCACGTCAATCCAGAAAACAAGAAATTCAAGAACAGAATCGCTGAACCACTGGGAGTAGATAACCTTTACGAACAGAATCTTCAGGACCTGTCAGGAGGAGAGCTACAGAAAGTTGGAGTAGCAATCTGCCTATCACGGAACGCAGATGTATACGTACTGGACGAGCCATCAGCCTACCTGGACGTCGAATCAAGAGTGGAGCTGGGAAGAGTAATCAAGAGGTTCGCACGGAAAACCGAGAAACCAGTAATGGTGATCGACCACGACCTCATCCTATTAGACTACATCTCCGACAGAGGCCTTGTATTCGAAGGAGAACCAGGGGTTAAAGGATACGCCGAAGAACCAGTTAAAATTGGAAAGGCCATGAACAAGTTCCTGAAACTTGTAGACCTGACCTTCAGAAAAGACCCTGAAACAGGAAGGCCTCGAGCCAACAAACCGGAGAGTCAGAAAGACAAGCAGCAAAGGAAGAAGGACGAGTTCTACGAGCAGAGAGCAGTGAAGAAAGATGAATAA
- a CDS encoding transcription elongation factor NusA, which translates to MKAPICNVCLKSDVLCSSCKEKYENGEISDLEIEISRTLQDLSNEYGSLRDSEIKHAYDTANVVVIVTAEGDGAKVVGRSGDIVKKLAEEIGKSIRVVEKSQDDKEVIKGLLSPAEIESINTVFSPDGQYKKIVVDEDYEGKINLSNSEFEDLIEQITGEKYELSFE; encoded by the coding sequence ATGAAGGCACCAATATGTAACGTCTGCTTGAAGAGCGATGTGCTCTGCAGCAGTTGCAAGGAGAAATACGAGAACGGTGAGATATCCGATCTCGAAATTGAAATTTCAAGAACTCTACAGGACTTAAGCAACGAATACGGCTCACTAAGAGACTCAGAAATCAAACACGCATACGACACAGCAAACGTCGTAGTAATAGTCACAGCAGAAGGAGACGGAGCCAAAGTAGTTGGAAGAAGTGGAGACATCGTCAAGAAACTCGCAGAAGAAATCGGAAAATCAATCCGAGTAGTCGAAAAAAGCCAGGACGACAAAGAAGTCATCAAAGGCCTGCTCAGCCCAGCTGAAATTGAATCCATCAACACAGTATTCAGCCCTGACGGCCAGTACAAGAAGATCGTCGTCGACGAAGACTACGAAGGAAAGATCAACCTCTCCAACTCAGAGTTCGAAGACCTAATCGAACAGATCACAGGAGAGAAATACGAACTCTCCTTCGAGTAA